In the Cololabis saira isolate AMF1-May2022 chromosome 7, fColSai1.1, whole genome shotgun sequence genome, one interval contains:
- the LOC133447305 gene encoding trafficking protein particle complex subunit 11-like has product MVMAGSQWELPPELCCRPMAFVALTGLDVVFNAVHRAIWDAFCANRRADRVPISFKVLPGDHEYPKCRTKRTSYEWYIPKGILKTGWMNKHLNLVPALVVLFYELDWDDPQWKEKQSECATKVEIVRTSLQGRNTKVAVVLIQKKTPLPPGEDLVASERASALCSACDLSGKSLFVLPHTDHLVGYIIRLENAFYEHAQTYYYTEIRRVKSHKEFLNKTTHQLLFVRHQFKIAFFSELKQDTQNALKYYRTAYSLVHELRAHETNMLEIKTMAGFINYKICRLCFQHNTPLDAIAQFRKHIDLCKKKIGSAELAFEHSSWMSKQFQSFGELFDEAIKLGLTAIQTQNPGFYYQQAACYSQERKTLAQQLCQAASYPSPDPLDPQSGGLDFYGQRPWRQGHQSIDPPDAEKEKVGIVALQMKERDVPHSELIITLLSNAVAQFKKYKCPRMKSHLMVQMGEEYYHAKDYTKALKLLDYVMCDYRTERWWGLLTAILTIALRCAYLMASVKDYIIYCMELLGRASTLKEEQKERIEKNLFKVLMNEVPDAEPECDPSSVSAARSLWTDRTALAGSNELTIEVQDYIPFIQCKAKFQSPSFHVDQPIQLQVFLRADCPHRVSVNKLAVSLSNQEYNQWCVKESSDQDSMTLLPGKTKCYNFSFVAKTEDVGKKVEMTGVELLLGSDTGRCVFLSWRGAGGDAASTHEALQAGRSSRRWGRGMEAQQDLDWDSLALQHNTMIISRVPKICVQLVHQPPALTNEMYRIGLTVQSQELGVARDVKLTAGLKPGQDATLGQTTHVSLDGSVVCDHSAPALLPDVPLGDLQPGEQLERCVYIRCVSTGPRVFLFHVAYSIDTAVEGRQIVCKCHKDETVTIETVVPFDVSVKFVSTKFEPLDRVAVDIPFLLMTDVLSSSPWPLLLTSSSLQLATMTSNTPLQSQMQDVVLQTGECASECFCLRCPAVTNNNTTVATGQYLISWRRKSSHPDSPLVQTSVTLPHVILESVPVYIYADLPSFGRVRESLPVRYHIENRTALVQEVEMAVEPSDAFMFSGLKQVRLRILPGTEQQMLYNYYPLMAGYQTLPQLNISLPRCPAPNTPALRRFLPQRIFVKPQGRQPDDASIAAA; this is encoded by the exons ATGGTGATGGCTGGCTCCCAGTGGGAGCTCCCCCCAGAGCTGTGCTGCCGGCCCATGGCCTTCGTGGCCCTGACGGGCCTGGACGTGGTGTTTAACGCCGTTCACCGGGCCATCTGGGACGCCTTCTGTGCCAACCGCCGCGCCGACAGAGTCCCCATCTCTTTCAAAGTGCTTCCAGGAGACCACGAGTACCCCAAATGTCGCACCAAG CGAACATCCTACGAGTGGTACATCCCTAAAGGCATCCTGAAAACAGGCTGGATGAACAAACACCTGAACCTGGTTCCTGCGCTGGTGGTTCTGTTCTACGAGCTGGACTGGGACGACCCGCAGTGGAAGGAGAAACAGTCTGAATGTGCCACTAAAGTGGAGATTGTCAG GACCAGTCTTCAGGGGAGGAACACCAAGGTGGCTGTGGTTCTGATCCAGAAGAAAACCCCTCTACCTCCAG GAGAGGACCTGGTTGCATCAGAGAGAGCGTCAGCTCTGTGCAGCGCGTGTGATCTGTCCGGCAAGAGCCTCTTCGTCCTGCCCCACACCGACCACTTAGTGGGCTACATCATCAG GTTGGAGAACGCCTTCTACGAACACGCTCAGACCTACTACTACACGGAGATCCGCCGCGTGAAATCACACAAAGAGTTTCTCAACAAGACCACGCACCAG CTGCTGTTCGTCAGACACCAGTTTAAAATCGCTTTCTTCAGCGAGCTGAAGCAGGACACGCAGAACGCTCTCAA GTACTACAGAACTGCATACAGCCTCGTGCACGAGCTCAGAGCCCACGAGACCAACATGTTGGAGATCAAAACCATGGCTGGATTTATCAACTACAAG ATCTGCCGCCTGTGTTTCCAGCACAACACTCCCCTGGACGCCATCGCTCAGTTCAGGAAACACATCGACCTGTGCAAGAAGAAGATCGGCAGCGCTGAGCTGGCCTTCGAGCACTCGTCCTGGATGTCCAAACA GTTCCAGTCGTTTGGGGAGCTGTTTGACGAGGCCATCAAGTTGGGTCTGACGGCCATCCAGACCCAGAACCCTGGGTTCTACTACCAGCAAGCTGCCTGCTACAGCCAGGAGAGGAAGACGCTGGCGCAGCAGCTCTGCCAG GCTGCCAGTTATCCCTCCCCCGACCCGCTGGATCCCCAGAGCGGAGGACTGGACTTCTACGGCCAGAGACCCTGGAGACAAGGACATCAGA GTATTGATCCCCCAGACGCTGAGAAGGAGAAGGTGGGAATCGTGGCCCTGCAGATGAAGGAAAGAGACGTACCACATTCT GAGCTGATCATAACCCTCCTCAGCAACGCCGTGGCCCAGTTTAAGAAGTACAAGTGCCCTCGAATGAAGAGCCACCTGA TGGTCCAGATGGGAGAAGAGTACTACCACGCTAAAGATTACACTAAAGCCCTGAA GCTGCTGGACTACGTGATGTGCGATTATCGTACAGAGCGATGGTGGGGCCTCCTGACAGCCATCCTGACCATCGCCCTGCGCTGTGCGTACCTGATGGCCAGCGTGAAGGACTACATCATCTACTGCATGGAGCTGCTGGGCCGAG CTTCCACCTTGAAGGAGGAGCAGAAGGAGAGGATTGAGAAGAACCTCTTCAAAGTCCTGATG AACGAGGTTCCTGACGCCGAGCCGGAGTGTGATCCGTCCTCCGTCAGCGCCGCCAGATCTCTGTGGACCGACCGCACGGCTCTGGCCGGATCCAACGAGCTGACCATCGAAGTGCAGGATTACATCCCATTCA TCCAGTGCAAGGCCAAGTTCCAGTCCCCGAGTTTCCACGTAGACCAGCCCATCCAGCTGCAGGTCTTCCTCCGAGCCGACTGTCCCCATCGTGTTTCAGTGAACAAGCTGGCCGTCAGCCTCAGTAACCAG gAGTACAACCAGTGGTGTGTGAAAGAGTCGTCAGATCAGGACAGCATGACGCTGTTGCCGGGGAAAACCAAGTGCTACAACTTCAGCTTCGTGGCCAAAACTGAAGATGTTGGGAAGAAGGTGGAG ATGACGGgcgtggagctgctgctgggctCCGACACCGGGCGCTGCGTGTTCCTGAGCTGGAGAGGAGCGGGCGGAGACGCCGCCTCTACCCACGAGGCCTTGCAGGCCGGCAGGTCCTCCCGCCGCTGGGGCCGGGGCATGGAggcccagcaggacctggaCTGGGACAGTCTGGCCCTGCAGCACAACACCAT GATCATCTCCAGAGTCCCAAAGATCTGTGTCCAGCTGGTCCACCAGCCCCCGGCCCTCACCAACGAGATGTACCGCATCGGCCTCACCGTCCAATCACAGGAGCTGGGTGTGGCCAGAGACGTGAAGCTGACCGCTGGTCTCAAACCAG GCCAGGACGCCACCCTGGGCCAGACCACCCACGTGTCCCTGGACGGCTCCGTGGTCTGTGACCACAGCGCTCCCGCTCTGCTGCCCGACGTTCCTCTGGGAGATCTGCAACCAGGAGAACAG CTGGAGAGGTGTGTCTACATCCGGTGTGTGTCCACCGGGCCCCGGGTCTTCCTGTTCCACGTGGCCTACAGCATCGACACGGCCGTGGAGGGACGGCAGATCGTCTGCAAATGCCACAAG GATGAGACGGTGACGATAGAGACGGTGGTCCCGTTTGACGTGTCGGTGAAGTTCGTGTCCACTAAG TTTGAGCCTCTGGACCGGGTGGCGGTGGACATCCCCTTCCTGCTGATGACGGACGTCCTCTCGTCGTCCCCGTGGCCGCTCCTGCTGACGTCGTCATCCCTGCAGCTGGCCACCATGACCAGCAACACGCCGCTCCAGTCCCAGATGCAGGACG TGGTCCTGCAGACCGGAGAATGTGCCAGTGAGTGTTTCTGCCTGCGATGTCCCGCCGTGACCAACAACAACACCACCGTGGCCACAGGACAGTACCTCATATCCTGGAGAAG GAAGTCGTCGCATCCAGACAGTCCTCTGGTCCAGACCAGCGTCACGCTACCTCACGTCATCCTGGAGTCTGTCCCCGTCTACATCTACGCTG ATCTACCATCGTTCGGGCGGGTCAGAGAGTCTCTACCGGTCCGCTACCACATAGAGAACCGGACAGCGCTGGTCCAGGAGGTGGAGATGGCCGTGGAACCCTCGGATGCCTTCATGTTCTCTGGACTCAAGCAG